In Saccharomonospora marina XMU15, one genomic interval encodes:
- the purM gene encoding phosphoribosylformylglycinamidine cyclo-ligase produces the protein MSEPTSATYAAAGVDIDAGDHAVELLKPHAARAARPEVVGGVGGFAGLFSLKAGRWKEPLLAASTDGVGTKIAVAKALDKHDTVGIDLVAMVVDDLVVTGAEPLFLQDYIAVGKVVAQRISSIVSGIAEGCVQAGCALLGGETAEHPGMMAEHDYDISATGVGVVEAADVLGPAKVRPGDVVIAMGSTGLHSNGYSLARHVLLDIARMPLDGHVEEFGRTLGEELLEPTRIYAKDCLALAAEAEVRTFAHITGGGLVANLARVLPRGLVAHLERHTWTPAPVFALIAHRGKVESQEMERTFNMGVGMVAVVSPEDVDRALAVLTARHVPAWVLGTVRPADDPDGPRATLTGDHPRF, from the coding sequence GTGAGCGAGCCCACGAGCGCTACGTATGCCGCCGCTGGTGTCGACATCGACGCAGGCGATCACGCTGTCGAGTTGCTCAAGCCCCACGCCGCCCGGGCAGCAAGGCCCGAGGTGGTCGGCGGTGTCGGCGGGTTCGCCGGACTGTTCTCGCTGAAGGCGGGACGCTGGAAGGAGCCGCTGCTCGCGGCGTCCACCGACGGCGTCGGCACCAAGATCGCCGTGGCGAAGGCGTTGGACAAGCACGACACGGTGGGCATCGACCTCGTCGCGATGGTGGTCGACGATCTGGTCGTCACCGGTGCGGAGCCGCTGTTCCTGCAGGACTACATCGCCGTGGGCAAGGTCGTTGCGCAGCGAATCTCCTCGATCGTCTCCGGGATCGCCGAGGGCTGCGTGCAGGCGGGCTGTGCGTTGCTCGGCGGGGAGACCGCTGAACATCCCGGCATGATGGCTGAACACGACTACGACATCTCGGCCACCGGGGTCGGTGTGGTGGAGGCCGCCGACGTGCTCGGCCCGGCCAAGGTGCGCCCCGGCGATGTCGTCATCGCCATGGGGTCCACCGGGCTGCACTCCAACGGGTACTCGCTGGCTCGCCACGTGCTGCTCGACATCGCCCGGATGCCACTGGACGGCCATGTCGAGGAGTTCGGGCGCACGCTGGGCGAGGAGTTGCTCGAGCCGACCCGCATCTACGCCAAGGACTGCCTCGCGCTGGCCGCGGAGGCCGAGGTGCGCACGTTCGCGCACATCACAGGCGGTGGACTGGTGGCCAACCTCGCCCGAGTGTTGCCCCGGGGCCTCGTCGCCCACCTCGAGCGACACACCTGGACACCAGCGCCGGTGTTCGCGCTGATCGCGCATCGGGGCAAGGTGGAGTCGCAGGAGATGGAACGCACGTTCAACATGGGCGTCGGGATGGTCGCGGTCGTGTCCCCCGAGGACGTCGACAGGGCGTTGGCCGTACTCACCGCCCGGCACGTGCCCGCATGGGTGCTCGGCACCGTTCGACCCGCCGATGACCCCGACGGCCCGAGAGCCACGCTGACCGGTGACCACCCCCGGTTCTGA